A portion of the Cryptomeria japonica chromosome 5, Sugi_1.0, whole genome shotgun sequence genome contains these proteins:
- the LOC131069166 gene encoding uncharacterized protein LOC131069166 — protein sequence MCRGRDKAQNPYQTLMAASSAQGKTNHPDHAFPTEYCNQIADSSNQETTNHLKQMQDQMAASSAQGKTNHPDHAFPTEYCNQIVDSSGQETTNHLKQMQDQKEQNRKRSRTYYASHKEQIAIRRHLRIKKQNETIPVNGKSINVTNPQAHQKLRVHEQYQTKQIMGLNVNARFITTMKSFRSKIDVLSNLEICNICKESYPGMLSHSSCKTPTCRRCINEKGVHRFSLHNNMDPGDQPIMLKILTQVEEMLIARVNLILQVTHTIGGQYKYNGHTISIPQDIQNIATVLPCKLGDMGDVDVLIVHRPRAQGNYYDCYISRGRVMDALQYKVKYDPYYKDVSINYNNLNQIPEERTDVSSMLHTIEANYDVIITNSEDADEDQDEGTITNTSSFILHLPNEHRELQIIKKTLELEDTTDNIIDWPEIGLTPINEYNTEGLLDMAFPTLFPNGIGLQMQPRTREIKMHEYVLHLMRFHDQRFGQHPRF from the coding sequence ATGGCTGCCTCCAGTGCTCAGGGGAAGACCAATCACCCTGACCATGCTTTTCCCACTGAATATTGCAATCAAATAGCTGACTCAAGCAATCAAGAAACCACCAATCACCTTAAACAAATGCAAGATCAGATGGCTGCCTCCAGTGCTCAGGGGAAGACCAATCACCCTGACCATGCTTTTCCCACTGAatattgcaatcaaatagttgACTCAAGTGGTCAAGAAACCACCAATCACCTTAAACAAATGCAAGATCAAAAAGAACAAAACCGAAAAAGAAGCCGAACATATTATGCTAGTCATAAGGAGCAAATTGCTATACGTAGGCATTTGAGaattaaaaaacaaaatgaaactatCCCTGTGAACGGAAAATCTATAAATGTGACAAATCCTCAAGCCCACCAAAAACTACGAGTACATGAACAATATCAAACAAAGCAAATAATGGGGTTGAATGTTAATGCTAGATTCATAACAACAATGAAAAGCTTTCGTAGTAAAATAGATGTGCTTTCTAACTTGGAAATATGTAACATATGCAAAGAGTCATACCCAGGTATGCTTTCACACTCATCATGCAAAACCCCTACGTGTAGGAGATGCATTAATGAAAAGGGTGTACACCGGTTCTCACTACACAATAACATGGACCCAGGGGATCAACCTATTATGCTGAAGATATTGacacaagtagaagaaatgctcattgcTAGAGTGAACCTGATATTACAGGTTACCCATACTATTGGAGGCCAATATAAATATAATGGCCATACAATTAGCATCCCACAAGACATACAAAACATTGCAACTGTGCTCCCATGTAAATTGGGAGACATGGGAGACGTAGATGTCCTTATAGTTCACAGACCCCGGGCTCAAGGAAACTACTATGACTGTTACATAAGTAGGGGTCGTGTTATGGATGCATTACAATACAAAGTGAAATATGACCCATACTATAAAGATgtgtcaataaattataacaatCTAAACCAAATCCCTGAGGAAAGAACAGACGTATCAAGCATGCTTCATACCATTGAAGCAAATTACGATGTCATCATAACAAATAGTGAAGATGCTGATGAAGACCAAGATGAGGGCACGATAACCAATACGTCATCATTTATATTACACCTCCCGAATGAACACCGTGAACTACAGATAATTAAGAAAACACTAGAGCTTGAGGACACCACAGATAACATCATTGACTGGCCAGAAATAGGCTTAACCCCAATTAATGAATATAATACTGAGGGCCTACTCGATATGGCATTTCCAACACTCTTCCCAAATGGAATTGGATTACAAATGCAACCAAGAACTAGGGAAATAAAGATGCATGAATATGTACTACACCTGATGCGCTTCCATGATCAAAGATTTGGCCAACATCCAAGATTCTGA
- the LOC131069158 gene encoding uncharacterized protein LOC131069158, whose product MTRTKDQLSPVVNKQFDTVVHLFATNDMVSLHNKRMLKELNHPIAISRATTTTSKTVVDADNKQLEKQVLLSPGQRIMLTTNIWTQTRLVNGALGKIIEIIYSSDSMPPDIPMYIMVKFDNYSGPQWHPNDPKLVPITPVSLGNLRQLPIKMAWAVTIHKAQGLTLQKATINIGATERQGLTFTVVSRVKCLEDLQIDQAFSYDWYAKMENNPYTVLRKKEEAQLQQLSR is encoded by the coding sequence ATGACACGAACAAAAGACCAACTCTCGCCAGTTGTGAATAAGCAATTTGATACTGTAGTCCATCTCTTTGCTACTAATGATATGGTAAGCCTTCACAATAAACGAAtgctaaaggaattaaatcatccaATTGCAATAAGTAGAGCTACAACAACTACAAGCAAAACAGTTGTTGATGCTGACAACAAACAACTTGAAAAGCAAGTCCTACTCTCACCAGGCCAGCGAATAATGCTCACAACTAACATatggacacaaacaagacttgTCAATGGAGCTCTTGgtaagataattgaaataatttatagctCTGATTCCATGCCACCTGACATACCAATGTATATCATGGTCAAATTTGATAACTATAGTGGTCCTCAGTGGCacccaaatgaccccaaacttgtACCCATAACACCAGTATCACTAGGTAACCTTAGGCAATTACCAATAAAAATGGCATGGGCTGTGACCATACATAAAGCTCAAGGTTTAACACTACAGAAGGCAACCATCAATATCGGTGCAACAGAAAGACAAGGTCTAACATTTACTGTAGTCTCCAGAGTGAAATGTTTAGAAGACCTCCAGATTGACCAGGCATTCTCGTACGACTGGTATGcaaaaatggaaaacaatccataCACAGTActaaggaaaaaggaagaagctCAACTACAACAACTGTCCAGATAA